One window of the Niallia circulans genome contains the following:
- a CDS encoding ATP-binding protein, translating to MDSKFKFGIRSKIILGYIVIILCLLVSVILLNNQIRSLQQERNSIINYDSRIHELTSSIEKSVLDMETGQRGYIITGNQSYLIPYNDGKENWKEQFEELYQLMSNKPAQQRNLLEIKENILNWINTAGEPTIQYKAQNNTEALEEFFKEDNGRDYINEITEKFTNLRDTEKDASAKQATKLDKQNNGLTVGLFGVLVLISLVAISLAGQTSKSIVRTIKEVTGSIKTIAASKGNVSTRIHVRTNDEIRELAEATNSLLDTVEQREWLQSNVADIVMKFQGIPSIEALTSVFITEIALKTNASFGAFYVKDAQQKKETYIKMATFAESGDTIGRETFQIGEGLIGQSAKEQRVLHYQEIPSDYRLIATGLGDVSPRSIIIVPVMFEGEAIAVLELATMTEFTTLQQNLITGIVETFGLTINSIMGRMEIVRLLNESRAMTEELQVQSEELQTQSEELQSQSEELQMQKEELMATNEQLEDRTREAEAKTRDLEKAKEELEEKTELVIQNSNYKSEFLANMSHELRTPLNSILILSEMLAENDSNHLSEEEMEFANVIHSSGKDLLSLINDILDLSKVEAGKLDVHFGEVSIHDITSQLERSFAPIANQKEVEFLVNKQEGLQDIVFTDEKRFQQIIKNLLSNAFKFTENGTVSLNIKKRNQISRSMRELSSEWLEISVTDTGIGIPKDKHKLIFETFQQADGATVRKYGGTGLGLSICREFARLLGGWISLKSEEGKGSTFTLIIPSLPNGIADTQLNISEMNVAATMEVKKQEARQEIDKEEQKQEEERKTEIVISKDENEDVFKGKKVLIVDDDNRNIFALKTTLEKRGMDVLVAYNGKECLDILDRTIDLDVILMDIMMPNMNGYETMTIIRQTLNLTEIPIIALTAKAMKNDREKCLEAGASDYISKPLDLDQLYSVLRVWLA from the coding sequence ATGGATTCTAAATTTAAGTTTGGCATTCGCTCCAAAATTATCCTTGGTTACATTGTTATCATTCTTTGCTTACTTGTGTCAGTAATTTTACTAAATAATCAAATACGCTCCCTTCAACAGGAACGTAATTCGATTATCAATTATGATTCTCGCATACATGAACTTACATCTTCTATTGAGAAAAGTGTATTAGATATGGAGACAGGTCAGCGTGGATACATAATCACAGGTAACCAAAGTTACTTAATTCCGTATAATGATGGGAAGGAAAATTGGAAAGAGCAATTTGAGGAATTGTATCAATTAATGAGTAATAAACCTGCACAACAGCGGAATTTACTCGAAATAAAGGAAAATATTTTGAATTGGATTAATACGGCTGGTGAGCCAACCATCCAATATAAAGCACAAAATAATACAGAAGCTCTTGAAGAATTTTTCAAAGAGGATAATGGACGAGATTATATAAACGAGATTACAGAAAAATTTACGAATCTTAGAGATACAGAGAAGGATGCATCGGCCAAGCAGGCAACAAAGCTGGACAAACAAAATAATGGTTTAACAGTAGGACTATTCGGCGTATTAGTCTTGATTTCACTTGTTGCTATTAGTCTGGCTGGACAAACTTCTAAATCGATTGTTAGAACAATAAAGGAAGTAACAGGATCTATTAAAACAATCGCTGCCTCTAAAGGAAATGTCAGTACTCGTATTCATGTCCGGACAAACGATGAAATAAGAGAGCTTGCAGAAGCGACAAATAGCCTCCTTGATACAGTTGAACAGAGAGAATGGTTACAGTCGAACGTTGCTGATATTGTGATGAAATTTCAAGGAATTCCTTCTATTGAAGCGTTAACTAGTGTGTTTATAACAGAAATAGCGCTAAAAACAAATGCAAGCTTTGGAGCCTTTTATGTAAAAGACGCCCAACAGAAAAAAGAAACCTACATAAAAATGGCAACATTTGCTGAATCTGGAGATACGATTGGACGAGAGACCTTCCAAATAGGAGAAGGCCTAATTGGTCAAAGTGCTAAAGAACAGCGTGTTCTTCATTATCAAGAAATCCCAAGTGATTATCGCTTAATTGCAACAGGGTTAGGGGATGTTTCTCCACGTAGTATTATCATTGTACCTGTTATGTTTGAGGGGGAGGCTATTGCTGTACTTGAACTTGCTACAATGACAGAATTTACAACCCTTCAACAAAATCTCATTACTGGGATAGTGGAGACATTTGGATTAACGATTAATAGTATTATGGGTAGAATGGAAATCGTTCGCTTATTAAATGAATCTAGAGCAATGACAGAAGAGTTACAAGTTCAATCAGAAGAGCTACAAACACAGTCAGAAGAATTACAGTCACAATCAGAAGAGCTGCAAATGCAAAAAGAAGAGCTGATGGCTACTAATGAACAGCTTGAAGATCGAACAAGGGAAGCAGAAGCCAAGACGAGGGATTTAGAAAAAGCAAAAGAGGAATTAGAAGAGAAAACAGAGTTGGTTATTCAAAATTCTAATTATAAATCAGAGTTTTTAGCTAATATGTCCCACGAATTAAGAACACCGCTAAATAGTATTCTAATTCTTTCAGAAATGTTAGCGGAGAATGATTCGAATCATCTATCGGAAGAAGAAATGGAGTTTGCGAATGTTATTCATTCCTCTGGTAAAGATCTTCTTTCGCTTATAAATGATATTCTTGATCTTTCCAAGGTAGAAGCAGGCAAGCTTGATGTTCATTTTGGAGAAGTAAGCATTCATGATATTACTTCACAATTGGAGCGAAGCTTCGCGCCTATCGCTAACCAGAAGGAAGTAGAATTTTTAGTAAACAAACAGGAAGGTCTCCAAGACATCGTATTTACAGATGAAAAGAGATTCCAACAAATTATTAAAAATCTATTATCCAATGCCTTTAAATTTACGGAAAACGGAACAGTTTCCTTAAATATTAAGAAGAGAAATCAGATTAGCCGCAGTATGAGAGAATTAAGTAGTGAGTGGCTGGAAATTTCCGTAACGGACACTGGGATTGGCATCCCGAAAGATAAACATAAATTAATCTTTGAAACATTCCAGCAAGCAGATGGCGCCACTGTGCGTAAATATGGAGGTACTGGTTTAGGTCTTTCCATTTGTAGAGAGTTTGCTAGATTGCTAGGTGGTTGGATTTCCTTGAAGAGTGAGGAAGGTAAGGGCAGTACTTTTACCCTCATTATTCCAAGTCTTCCGAATGGAATAGCAGACACCCAACTTAATATTAGTGAGATGAATGTAGCTGCTACTATGGAAGTGAAAAAGCAAGAAGCTCGACAAGAAATAGATAAGGAAGAACAGAAACAGGAAGAAGAAAGAAAAACAGAAATTGTGATTTCTAAGGACGAGAACGAGGATGTGTTTAAAGGGAAAAAGGTATTGATTGTAGACGATGATAATCGAAATATCTTTGCTCTTAAAACGACTCTTGAAAAAAGAGGGATGGATGTTCTTGTTGCCTATAACGGGAAGGAATGTTTAGACATTCTGGATAGAACTATAGATTTGGATGTTATCCTAATGGATATTATGATGCCGAATATGAATGGATATGAAACCATGACAATTATCCGTCAAACGTTGAATCTGACAGAGATACCAATTATCGCATTAACGGCAAAAGCGATGAAGAATGACCGTGAAAAATGTTTAGAGGCGGGGGCATCTGATTATATCAGTAAGCCGTTAGATTTGGATCAATTATACTCCGTCTTAAGAGTATGGTTAGCTTAG
- the guaC gene encoding GMP reductase gives MDNVFDYEDIQLIPAKCIVDSRSECDTTVTLGGHTFKLPVVPANMQTIIDEKIAVYLAENGYFYIMHRFQPETRKAFIRDMQSRELIASISVGVKTEEYDFILQLAEENLVPEFITIDIAHGHSNAVIAMIKHIKKHLPKCFVIAGNVGTPEAVRELEHAGADATKVGIGPGKVCITKIKTGFGTGGWQLAALRWCAKAASKPIIADGGIRTHGDIAKSVRFGATMVMIGSLFAGHEESPGETIEKDGKLYKEYFGSASEFQKGEKKNVEGKKMYVEHKGHLQDTLTEMEQDLQSSISYAGGNKLDAIRNVDYVIVKNSIFNGDKVY, from the coding sequence ATGGATAACGTGTTTGATTACGAAGATATACAATTAATTCCCGCTAAATGTATTGTGGATAGTCGTTCAGAATGTGATACAACCGTTACACTAGGCGGTCACACATTTAAACTTCCCGTCGTTCCTGCCAATATGCAAACTATCATCGACGAAAAAATCGCTGTATACTTAGCTGAAAATGGCTATTTCTATATTATGCACCGTTTCCAGCCAGAAACGCGCAAGGCTTTTATCCGTGATATGCAATCTCGTGAATTAATTGCTTCTATCAGCGTTGGGGTAAAAACGGAAGAGTACGACTTTATATTACAATTAGCAGAAGAAAACTTGGTTCCTGAATTTATTACAATCGATATTGCTCATGGTCATTCTAATGCAGTCATTGCCATGATTAAACACATCAAAAAGCACTTACCAAAGTGCTTCGTTATTGCTGGTAATGTGGGAACTCCTGAAGCAGTAAGAGAGCTTGAACATGCTGGTGCAGATGCAACGAAAGTAGGTATCGGCCCTGGTAAAGTTTGCATTACCAAAATTAAAACAGGTTTTGGAACAGGCGGCTGGCAGTTAGCTGCATTGCGTTGGTGTGCAAAAGCTGCAAGCAAACCTATTATTGCAGACGGTGGTATCCGCACACATGGGGATATTGCAAAATCCGTTCGCTTTGGGGCAACAATGGTTATGATTGGCTCTCTTTTCGCTGGACATGAAGAATCTCCAGGAGAAACAATTGAAAAAGATGGAAAGCTTTATAAGGAGTATTTCGGTTCTGCTTCTGAGTTTCAAAAGGGAGAAAAGAAAAACGTGGAAGGCAAAAAAATGTATGTAGAGCATAAAGGTCACTTGCAAGATACGTTAACAGAAATGGAACAAGATCTTCAATCCTCTATCTCTTATGCTGGTGGAAACAAATTAGATGCCATTCGCAATGTAGATTATGTTATCGTAAAAAACTCTATTTTTAATGGAGATAAAGTGTATTAA
- a CDS encoding SIMPL domain-containing protein: MYQPSSFLPPKRSLTVYGNSKLSLEPNICKITLGINTESKNVTTAQQENARLHQQVITAILGLGVPSSNIQTIDYTIFPQYDFAENQQVFKNYRVTHLLAILVETIQLAGTVIDTAVQNGANQVMSIHFDVSNRSEHYERALQGAIKDALSKARAIAETLRITIDPIPVKVIEIPSGSSIPMPLAKMSFAEIGGVSTNLEPGQLTIDATVEVKFSY, from the coding sequence ATGTACCAGCCCTCCTCCTTTTTACCACCTAAAAGAAGCTTAACGGTATATGGAAATAGTAAATTGTCGCTGGAACCAAATATTTGTAAAATAACGCTTGGTATTAATACAGAATCGAAAAATGTAACAACTGCACAGCAAGAAAATGCCCGTCTCCATCAACAGGTTATTACAGCTATTTTAGGTTTAGGCGTTCCTTCCTCCAATATCCAAACAATAGACTATACTATTTTTCCGCAATATGACTTTGCGGAAAATCAACAAGTATTCAAAAATTATAGAGTAACCCATCTGCTAGCTATTCTTGTCGAAACCATTCAGCTTGCAGGTACGGTTATTGATACAGCCGTACAAAATGGCGCTAATCAAGTCATGAGTATTCACTTTGATGTCAGCAATCGTTCCGAACATTACGAACGAGCGCTTCAAGGAGCAATTAAAGATGCTTTGTCAAAGGCAAGAGCCATTGCTGAAACTCTGCGTATAACCATCGATCCTATCCCTGTAAAGGTTATAGAAATCCCATCTGGTTCTAGTATTCCTATGCCATTAGCAAAAATGTCATTTGCGGAGATTGGAGGAGTTTCTACTAATCTAGAACCAGGACAGCTAACCATTGATGCTACGGTTGAGGTCAAATTTTCTTACTAA
- a CDS encoding MarR family winged helix-turn-helix transcriptional regulator, with product MIFLNEEQFFQKVITFTASVYQLKHALTNDLRPNDLTPIQYSILEYVSINQPVILSEISNCLQISLPNTSRELKKLTEKNLIRKFTNERDRRKQYMSLSDEGKKVMNHVFVEIENKLKKRIDHLSAEELEEINTAMALLQGKVFF from the coding sequence GTGATTTTTTTGAACGAAGAGCAATTTTTTCAAAAAGTTATAACATTTACTGCTTCTGTTTACCAACTAAAGCATGCGTTAACCAATGATTTAAGACCAAATGATTTAACTCCCATTCAGTATAGTATTCTTGAATATGTTTCCATTAATCAGCCCGTTATCCTAAGTGAAATCAGCAACTGTCTGCAAATATCACTACCAAATACAAGCCGAGAATTAAAGAAATTAACAGAAAAAAATCTAATTAGGAAATTTACAAATGAAAGGGATCGCAGAAAACAATATATGTCGCTTTCAGATGAAGGAAAAAAGGTAATGAATCACGTTTTTGTTGAAATTGAAAATAAGTTAAAGAAACGAATAGACCACCTTTCTGCTGAAGAATTAGAGGAAATAAATACTGCGATGGCATTATTACAAGGCAAAGTGTTTTTTTAA
- a CDS encoding CheR family methyltransferase, whose product MDHLFLNNDQEVENQDHADIEVDLLLEGIFRLSGFDFRQYNRSSITRRIYYRMKMDNIPTITRLLERVIHEEAFLEQLLNDFSINVTEMFRNPSFFRSFRAQIIPYLRKLEEIRIWHAGCATGEEVFSMAILLEEEGLKDKAVIYATDMNETVLEKASKGAFPLHKMQAYTKNYMLAGGTNAFSEYYKTDHQYAYFHSDLLKNIIFAQHNLVTDQSFNEFHVIICRNVLIYFNPMLQNQVHHLFYESLSKEGFLGLGDKETLSFVEVMPKYRELNGGERLYQKLY is encoded by the coding sequence ATGGATCATCTATTCCTGAATAATGATCAAGAGGTAGAGAATCAAGATCATGCAGACATCGAAGTAGATCTGCTGCTTGAAGGGATTTTTCGATTATCAGGTTTTGATTTTCGTCAATATAACCGATCTTCTATTACACGCAGAATCTACTATAGAATGAAAATGGATAATATTCCTACGATTACGAGATTGCTGGAAAGAGTGATTCATGAAGAGGCATTCCTTGAACAACTTCTTAATGATTTTTCTATCAATGTAACAGAAATGTTTAGGAATCCAAGCTTTTTTCGTTCTTTTAGAGCGCAAATCATCCCGTATTTACGAAAGCTTGAAGAAATTCGGATATGGCATGCTGGTTGTGCTACTGGCGAAGAAGTCTTTTCTATGGCCATTTTATTAGAAGAAGAGGGTTTAAAGGATAAGGCGGTTATTTATGCAACAGACATGAATGAAACCGTGCTGGAAAAGGCAAGCAAAGGTGCATTTCCTCTCCACAAAATGCAAGCATATACGAAAAATTATATGCTTGCTGGTGGGACAAATGCCTTCTCAGAATATTATAAAACTGATCATCAATATGCTTATTTTCATTCTGATTTGTTGAAAAATATTATTTTTGCGCAGCATAATCTAGTAACAGATCAATCCTTTAATGAATTTCATGTTATTATTTGTAGAAATGTACTGATTTACTTTAATCCAATGCTTCAGAACCAAGTTCATCACCTATTTTATGAGAGTTTAAGTAAAGAAGGATTTCTAGGTTTAGGGGATAAAGAGACATTGAGTTTTGTTGAAGTAATGCCAAAATATAGAGAGCTTAATGGTGGAGAAAGACTTTATCAAAAGCTTTATTAA
- a CDS encoding fused response regulator/phosphatase produces the protein MTILLVDDNTVNLFVMEKILKNAGYDDCVSLTSANELFHYLQLDAPNSTGNSVDLILLDIMMPEIDGIEACKRIKKVENLKDIQIIFVTALEDKNKLAEALDIGGVDYITKPLNKIELLARIRVALRLKAELDWHTQHEKKIQYELDLATHVQRSLLSSPLQDEHMHIEVSYLPSFNLAGDMYYWHKIDEDKYAIILLDMMGHGISASLVCMFISSVLRESVKQLVEPDLVIKELNRYMTLLKNDKEGLPFYFTAIYLVIDTKEKTVKYVNAGHPYGYMLVDENDVVALEQSTCAVGFFDEMEINTKEISFEKDVQIILYTDGVLEAIGPCEFEAEKQIRSISSKRWEHTSSVMDYLLTKEQQSNQPDDMCVLMIQAKASN, from the coding sequence ATGACTATTCTTTTAGTAGATGACAATACTGTCAATCTATTTGTAATGGAAAAAATACTTAAAAATGCTGGTTACGATGATTGCGTCTCGCTAACCTCAGCTAATGAATTATTTCATTATCTACAACTTGATGCTCCTAACTCCACAGGGAATAGTGTGGACTTAATATTACTTGATATTATGATGCCAGAGATTGATGGCATTGAAGCTTGTAAACGCATTAAAAAAGTGGAAAATCTCAAAGATATTCAGATTATCTTTGTCACAGCATTAGAAGATAAAAATAAACTCGCAGAAGCGTTAGATATTGGCGGCGTAGATTATATCACAAAACCTCTAAATAAAATTGAACTCCTCGCAAGAATACGCGTTGCATTGCGATTAAAAGCCGAACTGGATTGGCATACCCAACATGAAAAAAAGATTCAATATGAATTAGACTTAGCCACTCATGTACAAAGAAGCCTATTAAGCTCACCTTTACAAGACGAGCATATGCATATTGAAGTTTCTTACCTGCCTTCTTTTAACCTTGCAGGTGATATGTATTATTGGCATAAAATAGATGAAGATAAATATGCCATTATCCTTTTAGATATGATGGGGCACGGCATTTCTGCCTCTTTAGTATGCATGTTTATCTCCTCTGTCCTAAGAGAATCCGTTAAACAATTAGTAGAGCCTGACCTTGTTATAAAAGAATTAAATCGCTATATGACTTTACTAAAAAATGATAAAGAAGGGCTGCCTTTTTACTTTACAGCTATTTATCTAGTAATTGACACAAAGGAGAAGACAGTTAAGTATGTTAATGCTGGGCACCCTTATGGCTATATGCTAGTTGATGAAAATGATGTTGTTGCCTTAGAACAAAGTACTTGTGCAGTAGGATTTTTTGACGAAATGGAAATTAATACAAAGGAGATTTCCTTTGAGAAAGATGTCCAAATCATTCTTTATACAGATGGAGTATTGGAAGCGATAGGCCCTTGTGAATTCGAGGCAGAAAAACAAATCCGCTCTATTTCCTCCAAAAGATGGGAACATACTAGTTCTGTAATGGATTATTTACTTACAAAAGAACAGCAGTCTAATCAACCAGATGATATGTGTGTCTTAATGATCCAGGCAAAAGCAAGTAACTGA